A stretch of Cyanobacterium sp. HL-69 DNA encodes these proteins:
- a CDS encoding small integral membrane protein DUF2273: MNQVLTLSQANLKMALWQIKADAVNDTDLYVKVSNLGFSDDIALRLHELIKKVQKIGNKVFSIGKIILIKIIEFIKLHPHLAVGVALGIAVGILVNSIPFFGSFLAPLAMILGVGLGAIAGHRLDKKHKGEDVYGLNTIEITQEVIEICKEFFALVIEVCRLIFRETPEINV, from the coding sequence ATGAATCAAGTATTAACGTTATCCCAAGCAAATTTAAAAATGGCTTTATGGCAAATAAAAGCTGATGCAGTTAATGATACGGATTTATACGTTAAGGTTTCTAACCTTGGTTTTTCTGATGATATAGCCCTCAGATTACATGAACTGATAAAAAAAGTTCAAAAAATTGGTAATAAAGTATTTTCTATAGGCAAAATTATATTAATTAAAATAATCGAATTTATTAAATTGCATCCCCATTTAGCCGTTGGTGTAGCATTAGGAATCGCTGTCGGTATTTTAGTTAATTCAATTCCATTTTTTGGTTCATTTTTAGCTCCTTTAGCTATGATACTAGGCGTTGGTCTTGGTGCGATCGCAGGTCATCGACTAGATAAAAAACACAAAGGTGAAGACGTTTACGGATTAAACACTATCGAAATAACTCAAGAAGTCATTGAAATTTGTAAAGAGTTTTTTGCTTTAGTAATAGAAGTATGTCGTTTAATCTTTAGAGAAACACCAGAAATAAACGTATAA
- the xisI gene encoding recombination directionality factor XisI produces the protein MDKSIKYADILTEVLRQQSTIQPRLQNLTISSVCDRDTGHFLIIMTGWQKESWRDQILFHARLIDDKIVIEDDNFEEGLTNILVQEGIDDKDIVTQIEKNKDILSTPV, from the coding sequence ATGGATAAATCAATAAAATACGCTGATATTTTAACTGAAGTTTTAAGACAACAATCTACTATTCAACCTCGATTACAAAATTTGACAATTAGTTCTGTGTGCGATCGAGATACAGGACATTTTTTGATTATTATGACAGGTTGGCAAAAAGAATCTTGGCGAGATCAAATTCTATTTCACGCTCGTTTAATAGACGATAAAATTGTGATAGAAGATGATAATTTTGAGGAAGGATTAACAAATATTCTCGTTCAAGAGGGAATTGATGATAAAGATATAGTCACACAAATAGAAAAAAATAAAGACATTTTAAGTACGCCTGTATGA
- the xisH gene encoding endonuclease XisH: MSKRDSLHLSLCHALEKDGWSITDDPLILILENTLLKADLGAEKFFTAEKNNQKIAVEVKDFDSRSVISELEKTIGQIQFYQWALEEQEPERILFLAISQSVYLKHFQKPIFKLAIKRNKINLIIFDSQNEDILQWINQ; the protein is encoded by the coding sequence ATGTCAAAAAGAGATAGTTTACATTTATCCTTGTGTCATGCTTTAGAAAAAGATGGTTGGAGCATTACGGATGATCCTTTAATTTTAATACTAGAAAATACCTTACTTAAAGCTGATTTAGGTGCAGAAAAATTTTTTACAGCAGAAAAAAATAATCAAAAGATTGCTGTTGAAGTTAAAGATTTTGATTCTCGTTCAGTGATTAGTGAGTTAGAAAAAACTATCGGACAAATTCAGTTTTATCAATGGGCTTTAGAAGAACAAGAACCTGAAAGAATACTTTTTCTAGCAATTAGCCAATCTGTATACTTAAAACACTTTCAAAAACCGATTTTCAAATTAGCTATTAAACGAAATAAAATAAATTTAATTATTTTTGATTCACAAAATGAGGATATTTTACAATGGATAAATCAATAA